The following coding sequences are from one Ornithodoros turicata isolate Travis chromosome 1, ASM3712646v1, whole genome shotgun sequence window:
- the LOC135377505 gene encoding ornithine aminotransferase, mitochondrial-like, which translates to MHLARSLSAKIVRGLASTATAAQPKSAQCGQLTSQQVFEREDKFGAHNYHPVPVAIHKAKGVFVWDVEGRKYYDFLSAYSAVNQGHCHPKIVRTLQQQAEMVTLTSRAFYNTALGEFEEYLSKLFGYDKVLPMNTGVEAVETACKLSRRWGYDVKGIPKNKAKIIFAENNFWGRSLAAVSSSTDPSSYSGFGPFMPGFEIIPYDDLQALEKSLQDPNVCAFIVEPIQGEAGVVVPSDGYLKGVRELCSKYNVLWVADEIQTGLGRTGKMLCVDHDNVKPDIVTLGKALSGGVYPVSAVLANDDVMLVIKPGEHGSTYGGNPLGAKVAVAALEVIQEEALVENAEKMGKVLRSELTNLSHPMVKTVRGKGLLNAVIIQPEYDAWDVCLQLKKNGLLAKPTHGDKIRLAPPLVINEQQLQESVEIMAKTFLEYKRP; encoded by the exons ATGCATCTTGCACGTTCCTTGAGCGCGAAAATTGTTCGTGGTCTGGCCTCCACAGCAACAGCAGCCCAGCCAAAATCGGCACAATGTGGCCAGCTTACTTCACAACAGGTGTTTGAAAGAGAAGACAAATTTGGTGCCCACAATTATCATCCTGTGCCTGTTGCTATCCACAAGGCAAAAG gAGTCTTTGTTTGGGATGTCGAAGGTAGAAAATACTATGACTTCTTGAGTGCATACAGTGCTGTTAACCAGGGCCACTGCCACCCTAAAATTGTAAGGACCCTCCAACAGCAAGCCGAGATGGTTACCCTCACTTCGAGGGCATTTTACAACACAGCACTTGGAGAGTTTGAGGAATACCTATCTAAGCTTTTTGGCTACGATAAGGTCTTACCGATGAACACag GTGTGGAAGCTGTTGAAACGGCTTGCAAGCTATCTCGTCGTTGGGGCTATGACGTCAAAGGCATCCCTAAGAATAAAGCTAAAATTATTTTTGCGGAAAACAATTTCTGGGGCCGTTCGCTTGCTGCTGTGTCGTCCTCCACAGATCCGTCAAGCTATTCAGGGTTTGGACCTTTCATGCCTGGATTTGAGATTATCCCATACGATGATTTACAAGCCCTAGAG AAATCTCTTCAGGATCCTAATGTGTGTGCTTTCATTGTGGAACCTATTCAAGGTGAAGCTGGTGTCGTAGTTCCATCTGATGGATACCTTAAAGGGGTTCGTGAGCTCTGTTCAAAATACAACGTCCTCTGGGTCGCAGACGAGATCCAGACAGGCCTTGGCAGGACTGGAAA aatgCTTTGTGTGGACCATGACAATGTAAAACCAGATATTGTCACGCTTGGAAAGGCGTTGTCTGGTGGTGTTTATCCT GTGTCTGCAGTCTTGGCAAATGACGATGTGATGTTAGTAATCAAGCCTGGTGAGCACGGTTCCACGTACGGTGGCAATCCGCTCGGCGCCAAGGTTGCCGTCGCAGCACTAGAG GTTATTCAAGAAGAAGCCTTGGTAGAGAATGCTGAAAAGATGGGCAAAGTCTTACGATCAGAGCTGACTAATTTGTCTCATCCAATGGTGAAGACTGTTCGTGGTAAAGGGCTTCTCAATGCTGTCATCATCCAGCCAGAATATGATGCTTGGGATGTGTGCCTCCAACTGAAGAAGAATGGGCTTCTGGCGAAGCCAACTCACGGAGATAAGATCCGCCTAGCACCTCCACTTGTCATAAATGAGCAGCAGCTCCAAGAGTCTGTGGAAATTATGGCAAAGACATTTTTGGAATACAAGCGACCATAA